A genomic window from Megalobrama amblycephala isolate DHTTF-2021 linkage group LG2, ASM1881202v1, whole genome shotgun sequence includes:
- the LOC125263360 gene encoding uncharacterized protein LOC125263360, which produces MEPKLQELLANYQINFRMNPPAAPHFGGAWEREIRSVKSALQVVVGSQSVPEEVLRTVLIEVEGILNSKPLGYVSSDVADIDPVTPNMLLMGRRDASLPQVIYTPEPLSKRRWRHSQTIVDHFWSYYTRHYLPSLQTRQKWQRETQDLTENMVVMIMDPQLPRAHWPTGQVVKLIPSADGHIRSAQIKVSDRLYIRPVAKLVRLPALPDGGDADPKD; this is translated from the coding sequence ATGGAACCCAAACTGCAAGAGTTGTTGGCTAACTATCAGATCAACTTTAGGATGAATCCTCCCGCCGCACCACACTTCGGAGGTGCATGGGAAAGGGAGATCAGATCAGTAAAGTCTGCCCTGCAGGTAGTTGTTGGTAGCCAGTCGGTTCCAGAGGAAGTACTACGCACAGTACTGATCGAAGTCGAGGGCATCCTTAACAGCAAGCCATTGGGATATGTCTCATCCGATGTGGCAGACATAGACCCGGTTACCCCTAACATGCTGCTCATGGGGCGGCGAGACGCCTCACTCCCCCAGGTAATCTACACTCCTGAACCGCTATCCAAGCGTCGCTGGCGTCACTCTCAAACCATTGTGGATCACTTCTGGTCATACTACACCCGGCATTACCTCCCAAGCCTTCAGACTCGCCAGAAGTGGCAGCGAGAAACCCAAGATTTAACTGAGAATATGGTAGTGATGATTATGGATCCGCAGCTTCCCAGAGCCCATTGGCCAACTGGTCAGGTAGTCAAGTTGATACCCAGTGCTGATGGACACATTAGGTCAGCTCAAATCAAGGTCAGTGATCGCTTATACATACGACCTGTGGCCAAACTCGTCAGACTTCCAGCACTTCCGGATGGAGGTGACGCTGACCCCAAGGACTAG